One Phycisphaerae bacterium RAS2 DNA window includes the following coding sequences:
- a CDS encoding putative ABC transporter ATP-binding protein, translating to MLAQTPAEDCCLLTAEKDTVISIRNLRKWFENNGRRQTVLDDVSFDIYRGETIIIMGGSGCGKSTLLNCLIGEYPIDAGSVTYKTKDMPQPVDIVGMDERSLNQIRRKFGILFQSGALFNSMTLAENVALPLREHSDVEESVIDIVVTLKLQQVHMLPHRDKMPSMLSGGQKKRAGLARATVLDPEILFYDEPSAGLDPVTSAAIDELIMDLSGKLQVTSVVVTHEMDSAFRIADRMVMLDKGRVLRIGTREEFDRLRQTPPADLKTSDDRLICQFLNGHTEGPLTDADGMTDYEKLLVANEE from the coding sequence ATGCTCGCCCAAACACCGGCGGAGGATTGCTGCCTCTTGACCGCTGAAAAAGACACCGTCATCTCCATCCGCAATCTGCGGAAATGGTTTGAGAACAACGGCCGTCGGCAGACCGTGCTGGACGACGTTTCGTTCGACATTTATCGCGGCGAAACGATCATCATCATGGGCGGCAGCGGCTGCGGAAAGAGCACGCTGCTGAACTGTCTCATTGGCGAATATCCCATCGACGCCGGGAGCGTCACCTATAAGACGAAGGACATGCCGCAGCCCGTCGACATCGTCGGCATGGATGAGCGGTCGCTGAATCAGATCCGCCGCAAGTTCGGCATTTTGTTTCAGAGCGGGGCGCTGTTCAACTCCATGACGCTCGCAGAGAACGTCGCCTTGCCCCTGCGCGAGCACAGCGACGTGGAAGAGTCCGTCATCGACATCGTCGTGACGCTCAAGCTGCAACAGGTTCACATGCTTCCGCACCGCGACAAGATGCCGTCGATGCTGTCGGGCGGACAGAAGAAGCGCGCCGGCCTCGCAAGAGCGACCGTGCTCGATCCGGAGATTCTCTTTTACGACGAGCCGTCGGCCGGCTTGGACCCCGTCACCAGCGCGGCGATTGACGAGCTTATCATGGACCTGTCGGGCAAGTTGCAGGTCACCAGCGTCGTCGTGACACACGAGATGGACTCGGCCTTTCGCATTGCCGACCGCATGGTCATGCTCGACAAGGGCCGCGTCCTGCGAATCGGGACGCGCGAGGAGTTTGACCGGCTTCGCCAGACCCCGCCTGCGGACCTCAAGACATCCGACGATCGCTTGATTTGCCAGTTCCTGAACGGTCACACCGAAGGCCCGCTGACTGACGCTGACGGGATGACGGACTACGAGAAGCTGCTGGTCGCAAACGAGGAGTAA
- the degU gene encoding Transcriptional regulatory protein DegU, with amino-acid sequence MLLKKKTTVFLVDDHAMLREPLASMLQAEGTFDVVGTAESAGAALPLIRERHPDIVLMDIDMAGLQCFEAARIIRTDCPTTQLVFLSAFVTDHFIDQALEVQARGYVTKFESPERIIQAIREVAGGGAFFSEQVRSRIVIDGHAASLSAASRSRAATLTRREREMVAYYARGLAQKEIADLIKIAKKTVEHHITNAMRKLDIHSKAELIRFAVREGIVPP; translated from the coding sequence ATGCTGCTTAAAAAAAAGACCACCGTATTCCTCGTCGATGACCACGCCATGCTGCGCGAACCGCTCGCGTCCATGCTCCAGGCCGAGGGAACTTTTGATGTCGTTGGGACGGCCGAATCCGCCGGCGCCGCTCTGCCGCTGATCCGCGAGCGCCACCCGGACATCGTTCTGATGGACATTGACATGGCCGGCTTGCAATGCTTCGAAGCAGCGCGAATCATCCGCACGGATTGCCCCACGACGCAGCTCGTGTTTCTGAGCGCGTTTGTGACGGATCATTTCATCGATCAGGCGCTGGAGGTCCAGGCCCGCGGCTACGTCACGAAGTTCGAATCGCCGGAGCGCATTATTCAGGCTATTCGCGAAGTCGCAGGCGGCGGCGCATTCTTCTCCGAGCAGGTTCGCTCGCGCATCGTCATCGACGGGCACGCCGCGTCTCTCTCCGCCGCGAGCCGCTCCCGCGCGGCCACCCTCACTCGTCGCGAACGCGAAATGGTGGCCTATTACGCCCGCGGACTGGCCCAAAAGGAAATCGCCGACCTGATCAAGATCGCCAAGAAGACCGTCGAGCATCACATCACCAACGCCATGCGAAAGCTCGATATCCATTCGAAAGCCGAGCTGATTCGCTTCGCCGTTCGCGAGGGCATCGTTCCACCTTGA
- a CDS encoding Blue-light-activated protein translates to MPRPSAWKLVGYATPNAARRIGSRLALFGASAAVLLHVTSVAAQPESTLDCIDDAWRWTEFTTRDGLPSADILSIIETKGGTLWAATTGGLAWYDGYWWNPVSLPEIDDNRFITILQQADDERVWVVSGEQLYLGDRSGFKPVPVVWQGKPVRVLNVAPLFGDQDFLVQGLIQYGASLVLRSQRGQLQEMSLPASRNELVDVSLRTTRRPGIILLAGNKLFRWDDDGWVPFFTCPSENSNLLQIEENERGDGLMQLTDLRSNLSTWTWSQSKPPCEITERMGEYIQGMDVSLQGDILAALHSGRIRIGRTDSDWREFAGPKTPRSAAALWWSRNGNIWLGSENGLLLFRAIPRRWSNWHPGNSSGRSRIHAVLPRSDGSIWLGTADGIVIIRETQAPEYVPMIDGQELGLVTALAEDRNGRIWVGSGSSFDGAWCYESGKWRHFGEAEGLPAPRVHRICINRAGEAVLLGMRDRYRHRINDDPGVFVHRNGRFEQITGSDGNPLGRIYDFAEGADGTQWFASSGGIIRRAGDQWTHWTLEDGLRHSRVYAMTLAPDGRVWFGHEKRDGLGYIKPDGTIHYVDRINERERFHVNALCMAHDGTLWVADKGAILCLQDGSWSSIGLAEGLPAAQVWTLALAKDRVLVGMLGAGLGQLRLEDLRAPPPSVRIRRPVVDDQEVLVRWRVQTYWAQVPSEIVATRYQVDGGNWSDWSHANEARLANLTPGEHRFRVQAHGLVSHVMPAVEETRFEVVRPYYRRAEFLGPIGGLAALSLVTIGIQGRKRRRQQQKLRESEQIFRQLTENIRDVFWLRDCDTGRLLYVSPAHEAIWGDPVEVLYRDSQSWLDRIHPEDRARVAHAFLSDEHRPSENAIEYRITTPDGKLRWILDRGFPIRDDRGRVIRIAGIAENITDRKEAEIAQQRAARQLQSILDNATAVIYVKDLDGRYLLINSHFELLFNVTRQGIIGRTDYDIFPPEFANRFRANDLAALQASGAITLEEQALQADGVHDYVSVKFPLFDTDGKPYATCGISTDISLLKRTEETLRRHAIAFDTIADALLMVDIDRCITDVNPACERMFGYDRDELIGQPISILLRTDDVQALMPIIRDSLDTRHRWNGEVCHIHKDGHAVLGDVSLVAVLDKSGTRIGSIAVVRDVTEKRLAEEEKARLEAQLRHVQRIETIGKLTSNVSHDFSNLLTGILLNTALAKKKFDGAHPATPYIDAIEDAALQARGVTGALLNFAHRALADCKPVDLAAALAPTIRLLKRFLEPQIAVQVEMPPLGEAWCVADETLLQQAVMNVSINARDAMPNGGSLRIALSRAASPSPEAADCPDELRIVVADTGVGMPPDVLTRAFEPFFTTKPRGEGTGLGLSSVQSIVHSHNGRIHLESVPGRGTSVYITLPACAPPAPRTAPAAAPVKDRLGDKTVLVVEDNPFVRSIIVSAIRATGYEAIPASDGAEALRVAQPGVTRLVGAVVDLDLPQKDGDQVIDDLHAVFPSLPVIRMTGRAVAPTSAGNGGFLLRKPFQMSEFVELLQKAMK, encoded by the coding sequence ATGCCTCGCCCATCTGCATGGAAACTCGTTGGATACGCAACGCCCAATGCTGCAAGGCGTATCGGGTCGCGCCTTGCGCTTTTCGGAGCGAGCGCCGCCGTGCTTCTCCATGTCACGTCGGTGGCGGCGCAGCCCGAATCCACGCTGGACTGCATCGATGATGCATGGCGTTGGACCGAATTTACAACCCGCGACGGCCTGCCCTCGGCTGACATCCTATCGATTATTGAGACAAAAGGCGGGACACTCTGGGCAGCAACCACCGGCGGCCTCGCCTGGTACGATGGCTACTGGTGGAATCCTGTCTCACTTCCGGAAATAGACGACAACCGGTTCATTACGATCTTGCAGCAGGCCGACGACGAGCGCGTTTGGGTTGTCAGCGGGGAGCAGCTTTACCTGGGTGATCGCAGCGGCTTCAAGCCAGTGCCGGTCGTCTGGCAGGGAAAACCTGTTCGCGTGTTGAATGTCGCGCCGTTGTTCGGAGATCAGGATTTTCTGGTCCAGGGCCTGATTCAATACGGCGCTTCGCTCGTCTTGCGAAGCCAACGGGGTCAACTTCAGGAGATGTCGCTTCCTGCAAGCCGGAATGAGCTCGTCGATGTTTCACTTCGCACCACACGTCGCCCCGGCATCATACTCCTCGCCGGAAACAAGCTCTTTCGATGGGACGATGACGGCTGGGTCCCCTTCTTTACCTGCCCCAGCGAAAATTCCAATCTCCTGCAAATTGAAGAAAACGAGCGAGGCGACGGCCTGATGCAGCTCACGGATCTGCGGTCGAACCTGTCGACCTGGACCTGGAGCCAATCCAAACCACCCTGCGAAATCACGGAACGCATGGGTGAATACATTCAAGGGATGGATGTCAGCTTGCAAGGGGACATTCTTGCCGCTCTGCATTCCGGACGCATCCGAATCGGCCGTACGGATTCCGATTGGCGGGAGTTCGCCGGGCCGAAAACCCCGCGTTCCGCTGCGGCACTTTGGTGGAGCCGCAATGGGAATATCTGGCTCGGTTCTGAAAACGGGCTTCTGTTGTTTCGGGCCATACCCCGGCGCTGGTCGAACTGGCATCCAGGCAACTCGAGCGGTCGCAGCCGCATCCATGCCGTATTGCCGCGATCGGATGGAAGCATCTGGCTTGGAACAGCCGACGGAATCGTGATCATCCGGGAGACGCAGGCTCCGGAATACGTGCCCATGATCGATGGTCAGGAACTGGGTCTGGTTACTGCATTGGCGGAAGATCGAAACGGGCGCATTTGGGTGGGAAGCGGGTCGAGTTTTGACGGTGCGTGGTGTTACGAAAGCGGCAAATGGCGTCACTTCGGTGAAGCCGAGGGGCTTCCAGCGCCGCGCGTGCACCGGATCTGCATCAATCGAGCGGGTGAGGCCGTGCTGCTTGGGATGCGGGATCGGTATCGTCACCGGATCAATGACGATCCCGGTGTCTTTGTTCATCGGAACGGACGGTTTGAGCAGATAACCGGTTCCGATGGCAACCCGTTGGGTCGGATTTATGACTTCGCTGAAGGTGCTGACGGCACCCAATGGTTTGCCTCTTCAGGTGGAATCATTCGTCGAGCAGGTGACCAATGGACACACTGGACGCTCGAAGATGGATTGAGACATTCTCGTGTCTACGCCATGACCCTTGCGCCCGACGGGCGAGTTTGGTTCGGCCATGAAAAACGCGACGGACTGGGATACATCAAACCGGACGGAACAATCCATTACGTCGATCGCATCAACGAACGCGAGCGGTTCCATGTCAACGCGCTCTGCATGGCGCACGACGGTACCCTGTGGGTTGCTGACAAGGGGGCAATCCTTTGCCTTCAAGATGGATCGTGGAGTTCGATCGGCTTGGCAGAGGGACTGCCGGCGGCCCAGGTTTGGACATTGGCCCTTGCAAAAGATCGAGTTCTCGTGGGGATGCTCGGAGCAGGGCTTGGCCAGCTAAGGCTGGAGGATCTTCGCGCACCACCGCCAAGCGTGCGGATCCGCCGCCCGGTGGTTGACGACCAGGAAGTCCTTGTGCGGTGGCGCGTGCAGACCTACTGGGCGCAGGTGCCATCGGAGATTGTCGCCACGCGGTACCAAGTTGATGGAGGTAACTGGTCGGACTGGTCTCACGCCAATGAAGCCCGGTTGGCGAATCTGACTCCCGGCGAACACCGGTTTCGTGTCCAAGCTCATGGCTTGGTCTCACACGTCATGCCCGCCGTTGAAGAAACGCGGTTTGAAGTAGTCAGGCCCTACTATCGGCGGGCGGAATTCCTCGGACCGATCGGCGGGTTGGCAGCCCTCTCGCTGGTGACGATCGGAATTCAGGGGAGAAAGCGCCGCCGCCAGCAACAGAAACTGCGTGAGAGCGAGCAGATCTTCCGACAGTTGACGGAAAACATCCGTGATGTTTTCTGGCTGCGTGATTGCGATACGGGGCGCCTGCTGTATGTCAGCCCGGCGCACGAAGCCATCTGGGGCGATCCGGTTGAGGTTCTCTATCGCGATTCGCAGTCCTGGCTGGATCGCATCCATCCTGAAGACCGCGCGCGGGTCGCTCATGCATTCCTCTCGGACGAGCATCGACCTTCGGAGAACGCCATCGAGTATCGAATCACCACGCCCGATGGCAAGCTGCGCTGGATCCTCGACCGAGGGTTCCCGATTCGTGATGATCGCGGGCGAGTCATCCGAATCGCAGGCATTGCCGAGAACATCACCGACCGAAAAGAAGCGGAGATCGCCCAACAGCGAGCCGCACGGCAACTTCAGAGCATTCTCGACAATGCCACCGCGGTCATCTATGTCAAAGACCTCGATGGGCGATATCTGCTGATCAATTCGCACTTCGAATTGTTGTTCAATGTGACGCGGCAGGGCATCATCGGCCGGACAGATTACGACATCTTTCCGCCCGAGTTCGCCAACCGATTCCGGGCCAATGATTTGGCGGCGTTGCAGGCCAGCGGAGCGATCACGTTGGAAGAACAGGCGTTGCAGGCCGACGGCGTGCACGACTACGTGTCCGTGAAGTTCCCCTTGTTCGACACGGACGGCAAGCCATACGCCACGTGCGGCATCTCGACGGACATTTCGCTGCTCAAGCGCACCGAGGAGACGCTCCGCCGTCATGCGATTGCGTTTGACACGATCGCCGACGCGCTGCTGATGGTTGATATTGATCGGTGCATTACCGATGTCAATCCTGCCTGCGAGCGAATGTTCGGCTATGACCGCGACGAGCTTATCGGGCAACCGATCTCGATCCTGCTTAGAACGGACGACGTCCAGGCGCTGATGCCGATCATTCGGGATTCGCTCGACACGCGCCATCGGTGGAACGGGGAAGTGTGCCATATTCACAAGGATGGCCACGCCGTCCTGGGCGACGTGTCACTGGTGGCCGTGCTGGACAAGTCGGGCACGCGCATCGGGTCGATCGCGGTCGTGCGCGACGTGACCGAAAAGCGACTGGCCGAGGAGGAGAAGGCCCGGCTTGAGGCGCAGCTTCGCCATGTTCAGCGCATCGAAACCATCGGCAAGCTCACGAGCAACGTGTCGCACGACTTCAGCAATTTGCTTACCGGAATCCTGCTCAACACGGCGTTGGCCAAGAAGAAATTTGACGGAGCGCACCCCGCCACACCTTACATCGACGCCATCGAAGACGCGGCGCTTCAGGCGCGCGGCGTCACCGGGGCGCTTCTCAACTTCGCCCACCGGGCTCTGGCCGACTGCAAGCCGGTCGATCTCGCGGCGGCCCTGGCGCCGACCATCCGCCTGCTTAAGCGATTCCTGGAGCCGCAAATCGCGGTGCAAGTCGAGATGCCCCCCCTCGGCGAGGCCTGGTGCGTCGCTGATGAAACGCTTCTGCAACAGGCTGTGATGAACGTGAGCATCAATGCGCGCGATGCCATGCCGAACGGAGGTTCGCTGCGAATCGCGCTGTCGAGAGCGGCCTCGCCATCGCCTGAAGCCGCCGATTGCCCCGATGAATTGCGTATCGTGGTGGCGGATACAGGCGTCGGAATGCCGCCCGACGTGCTGACCCGTGCATTTGAACCTTTTTTCACTACCAAGCCTCGCGGCGAAGGAACGGGGCTGGGCCTCTCCTCGGTTCAGAGTATTGTCCATTCCCACAATGGGCGAATTCACTTAGAATCCGTCCCGGGCCGGGGTACGAGCGTCTACATCACGCTACCGGCCTGCGCGCCCCCGGCTCCTCGCACTGCGCCCGCCGCGGCCCCCGTGAAGGACCGACTAGGCGACAAGACGGTTCTTGTGGTTGAGGACAATCCATTTGTGAGGTCGATCATCGTGTCTGCGATTCGTGCGACCGGTTACGAGGCCATCCCTGCGAGTGACGGCGCGGAGGCCCTTCGCGTGGCGCAACCGGGCGTAACGCGACTGGTCGGCGCGGTCGTGGACCTGGACCTGCCGCAGAAAGACGGCGATCAGGTGATTGACGATTTGCACGCCGTGTTCCCGAGCCTCCCGGTCATTCGCATGACCGGCCGCGCCGTCGCACCGACCAGCGCGGGCAACGGCGGATTCCTGCTTCGAAAGCCCTTTCAGATGTCCGAGTTTGTGGAGCTGCTGCAGAAAGCAATGAAGTGA
- the acn gene encoding Aconitate hydratase precursor produces the protein MAFDAQSARTSLKSNSGEWTIASLPRLAAQGFSGLDRLPVSIRILLENALRHCGNGIVEERHVTGLANWNAAKPEALELPFMPARVVLQDFTGVPAIVDLAAMRAAVVRLGGDPKKINPLVPVDLVIDHSVQVDSFASSNSLGINEDIEFARNRERYEFLRWGQKAFANFRVVPPATGIVHQVNLEYLAKVVLPRDVNGNRWAIPDTLVGTDSHTTMINGLGVLGWGVGGIEAEAVMLGQPIYLLAPEVIGFKLSGRLPEGATATDLVLTVTQMLRQRGVVEKFVEFYGEGLDELSLPDRATIANMAPEYGATMGFFPIDEETLQYMRRTGRTADEVDLVERYAKEQGLFRTKDTPDPTYTDSMYLELSTVEPSLAGPKRPQDRVRLSEVKTSFRKALTAPVKDRGFGLEESKLGQTADVRDNGHSSRIGHGAVVIAAITSCTNTSNPSVMLAAGLLAQKAVERGLKVPPHVKTSLAPGSRVVTEYLRSADLEKPLERLGFHTVGYGCTTCIGNSGPLPDPVAKAVTDGNLVAAAVLSGNRNFEGRVNPLVKANYLASPPLVVAYAIAGRADINFETEPLGTDAAGKGVYLRDIWPSIKDIREAVERHVTPEMFARQYGNVFNGNEKWNRIPVSGGDLYEWNKESTYIQEPPFFVDLPREAGTIQPIAGARVLMMVGDSVTTDHISPAGSIKADSPAGKYLQERGVAPKDFNSYGARRGNDRVMTRGTFANIRLRNLLAPGTEGCVTRYLPTGEQMSVYDAAMKYRETQTPLMAIAGAEYGTGSSRDWAAKGTLLLGVRAVLAVSFERIHRSNLVGMGVLPLQFKKGESRESLGLTGEEVYTIEGINDSLKPMQEVTIKAAPGNVSAGNATSTAKSFQAVVRIDTPIEIEYYRHGGILPAVLRRLLK, from the coding sequence ATGGCCTTCGACGCGCAATCTGCTCGCACAAGTCTGAAATCGAATTCCGGCGAATGGACAATCGCCAGCCTTCCACGTCTCGCCGCGCAGGGATTCTCCGGGCTGGATCGGCTGCCCGTCAGCATCCGCATCCTCCTGGAGAACGCGCTTCGCCATTGCGGCAACGGAATCGTCGAAGAGCGCCATGTCACCGGCTTGGCAAATTGGAACGCCGCCAAGCCCGAAGCGCTTGAGCTGCCCTTCATGCCGGCGCGCGTCGTGCTTCAGGACTTCACCGGCGTGCCGGCCATTGTCGATCTCGCGGCGATGCGCGCCGCGGTGGTGCGGCTCGGCGGCGATCCGAAGAAGATCAACCCGCTCGTTCCGGTCGATCTGGTCATTGACCACTCGGTGCAGGTGGACAGCTTCGCGTCGAGCAATTCACTGGGCATCAATGAAGACATCGAGTTCGCCCGCAATCGTGAGCGATATGAATTCCTCCGCTGGGGCCAGAAGGCCTTCGCGAACTTTCGCGTCGTCCCCCCCGCCACCGGCATCGTCCATCAGGTCAACCTCGAATACCTCGCCAAAGTCGTGCTTCCGCGCGACGTGAACGGCAACCGGTGGGCCATCCCCGACACCCTCGTCGGCACCGACAGCCACACGACCATGATCAACGGACTGGGCGTGCTGGGCTGGGGCGTCGGCGGCATCGAGGCCGAAGCGGTCATGCTTGGCCAGCCGATCTATCTGCTCGCGCCGGAGGTCATCGGGTTCAAATTGAGCGGGCGTCTGCCGGAGGGCGCGACGGCGACGGACCTGGTGCTGACGGTCACACAAATGCTCCGACAGCGCGGTGTGGTTGAGAAGTTTGTCGAGTTTTACGGCGAAGGGCTGGACGAGTTGAGCCTGCCCGATCGCGCGACCATCGCCAACATGGCCCCCGAGTACGGCGCGACGATGGGCTTCTTCCCGATCGACGAGGAGACGCTCCAATACATGCGCCGCACCGGCCGCACCGCCGACGAAGTCGATCTCGTCGAGCGCTATGCGAAGGAGCAGGGCCTGTTTCGCACGAAGGACACGCCCGACCCGACCTACACCGATTCGATGTACCTGGAGCTGTCGACCGTCGAGCCGTCGCTCGCCGGGCCGAAGCGCCCGCAGGATCGCGTTCGGCTGTCGGAAGTGAAGACCTCGTTCCGCAAGGCGCTGACCGCGCCAGTAAAGGATCGCGGATTCGGGCTGGAAGAATCCAAGCTGGGCCAGACGGCCGACGTGCGTGACAACGGGCATTCGTCGCGCATCGGCCATGGTGCGGTCGTCATCGCGGCGATTACGAGTTGCACGAACACGAGCAATCCGTCGGTTATGCTCGCGGCGGGGCTGCTCGCGCAGAAGGCCGTTGAGCGCGGGTTGAAAGTGCCGCCGCACGTCAAGACGAGCCTCGCGCCCGGCTCGCGTGTCGTTACGGAGTACCTCCGCTCGGCCGATCTGGAGAAGCCGCTGGAGCGACTCGGCTTTCACACGGTCGGCTACGGTTGCACGACGTGCATCGGCAACAGCGGCCCCCTGCCGGACCCGGTGGCCAAGGCCGTGACGGATGGCAACCTCGTCGCGGCGGCGGTCTTGAGCGGCAATCGCAATTTCGAGGGGCGCGTCAATCCGCTCGTGAAGGCGAATTACCTCGCGTCGCCACCGCTGGTCGTCGCGTATGCGATTGCCGGGCGCGCGGACATCAACTTCGAGACCGAGCCGCTGGGCACCGACGCAGCGGGCAAGGGGGTGTACCTGCGTGACATCTGGCCATCCATCAAGGACATTCGCGAAGCGGTGGAACGGCACGTAACCCCGGAAATGTTCGCCAGACAATACGGCAACGTGTTCAACGGAAATGAAAAGTGGAATCGCATCCCGGTATCCGGCGGCGATTTGTATGAGTGGAACAAGGAGAGCACCTACATCCAGGAGCCGCCCTTCTTCGTCGATTTGCCGCGCGAAGCCGGAACGATTCAACCGATCGCCGGCGCTCGCGTCCTGATGATGGTCGGCGACTCGGTGACGACCGATCACATTTCCCCCGCGGGTTCGATCAAGGCCGACAGCCCGGCCGGCAAGTATCTTCAGGAACGCGGCGTCGCGCCGAAGGACTTCAACAGTTACGGTGCGCGGCGCGGGAATGACCGCGTCATGACGCGCGGCACGTTTGCCAACATTCGATTGCGGAATCTTCTCGCCCCCGGCACCGAAGGCTGCGTGACGCGCTATTTGCCCACCGGAGAGCAAATGAGCGTGTACGACGCCGCGATGAAATATCGCGAAACGCAAACGCCGCTGATGGCGATTGCCGGCGCGGAATACGGCACGGGATCGTCGCGCGACTGGGCGGCCAAGGGCACGCTGCTGCTGGGTGTCCGAGCGGTGCTGGCCGTGTCGTTCGAGCGCATCCACCGGAGCAATCTCGTCGGCATGGGCGTGCTACCGCTGCAATTCAAGAAGGGCGAATCGCGCGAGTCGCTCGGCTTGACGGGCGAAGAGGTTTACACCATCGAGGGCATCAACGACTCGCTGAAGCCGATGCAGGAAGTGACGATCAAGGCCGCGCCGGGGAATGTCTCCGCCGGAAACGCAACAAGCACCGCGAAGTCCTTCCAGGCCGTCGTGAGAATTGATACGCCGATCGAGATCGAGTACTACCGCCACGGCGGGATTCTCCCGGCCGTGCTTCGGCGGTTGCTGAAGTAA
- the rlmN_1 gene encoding Dual-specificity RNA methyltransferase RlmN, whose product MQRPRYNTEMTVGIESMLGRTFSELHLDAEGASRHALRERYRLALTGPAPLPISRRNQDGGVTKFAQRRPDGLEIESVIIPMWRAGSRWTTLCVSSQVGCAMGCTFCETAQLGRLADLSAAEIVGQVVAARHEFGADVRNVVFMGMGEPMDNFENVVQAVRVMTDPMGLSMGMGRITISTVGRIDGIRKLAGLGWRRINLAVSLNAPNDEIRSQIMPINRAEPMAALREALLAYPLRSCQFFMIEYVLIPGVNDAPAHARELAEFLRPVKCCVNVIPYNPRLNSPWPAPTEDQVVGFLTTLQDADQFCKRRITKGRDFMAACGQLGNRALLRRNRSASSLDQSDTSLPVLANSIQPL is encoded by the coding sequence ATGCAACGTCCGCGTTACAATACCGAGATGACCGTTGGCATTGAATCGATGCTCGGCAGGACGTTTTCTGAACTGCACCTCGATGCGGAGGGTGCATCGCGCCACGCACTTCGCGAGCGCTATCGCTTGGCACTGACCGGCCCCGCACCGCTGCCGATTTCCCGGCGCAATCAGGACGGCGGCGTCACCAAGTTTGCACAGCGCCGCCCCGACGGACTGGAGATCGAGAGCGTCATCATTCCCATGTGGCGAGCAGGCTCGCGCTGGACGACGCTTTGCGTCTCATCGCAAGTTGGCTGTGCCATGGGCTGCACGTTTTGCGAAACGGCGCAGCTGGGTCGCCTGGCCGATTTGAGTGCGGCGGAAATCGTCGGCCAAGTCGTCGCGGCGCGGCACGAATTCGGCGCCGACGTTCGCAATGTCGTCTTCATGGGCATGGGCGAGCCGATGGACAACTTCGAGAACGTCGTCCAGGCGGTGCGGGTCATGACAGACCCGATGGGCCTGTCGATGGGAATGGGGCGCATCACGATCTCGACCGTTGGCCGAATTGACGGGATTCGCAAGTTGGCTGGACTGGGCTGGCGGCGGATCAATCTTGCCGTCTCGCTGAACGCGCCCAATGATGAGATTCGCTCACAGATCATGCCGATCAACCGCGCCGAGCCGATGGCGGCTCTTCGCGAGGCGCTTCTGGCCTATCCGCTGCGTTCGTGCCAATTCTTCATGATCGAGTATGTGCTGATCCCCGGCGTGAACGACGCCCCCGCCCACGCTCGCGAACTGGCGGAGTTCCTGCGACCCGTCAAGTGTTGCGTCAACGTGATTCCGTACAACCCACGGCTGAATTCGCCCTGGCCGGCGCCGACCGAGGATCAGGTAGTCGGTTTCCTCACGACCCTTCAGGACGCCGATCAGTTCTGCAAACGCCGCATCACCAAAGGCCGCGACTTCATGGCCGCCTGCGGGCAGCTTGGAAATCGAGCGCTGTTGCGGCGAAACCGATCGGCCAGTTCCCTGGACCAGTCCGACACATCGCTACCGGTACTGGCCAATTCGATCCAACCGTTATAA